The proteins below are encoded in one region of Heterodontus francisci isolate sHetFra1 unplaced genomic scaffold, sHetFra1.hap1 HAP1_SCAFFOLD_959, whole genome shotgun sequence:
- the LOC137364609 gene encoding probable G-protein coupled receptor 139, translated as MLFEVSTRVQQLSSLHICCPDPIKYGSWRIRVNLLAIVILSQGNCGLTTCTTRYLVAMAMTDLLFIITGVLLWRITFYYFLGSFLVITPVCIVIAVMFRAATEFSVWFTVAFTFDRFMAICCQKLKTKYCTEKTAVVVLTTTSILLCVKNIPFHFAYEPLWIIDNIPCFCALKSNYYTDPGWVGLDWLDTLLTPLLPFALILLLNALTVRHILVASRIRKGLRGQSKGVNCSDPEMDSRRKSVILLFTISGSFMLLWLVYVIQFLYYIITGSEPGDYNDSEYMFKRFGYMLRTLSCCTNTFIYVVTQSKFREQFRIAVKYPVTSIIQFMNKLSN; from the exons ATGTTGTTTGAAGTTTCTACACGAGTTCAACAGTTGAG tTCCCTTCACATCTGCTGCCCCGACCCCATTAAATATGGAAGCTGGCGGATCAGAG ttaatttactggcgattgtgatcctctcCCAGGGAAACTGTGGCCTCACCACCTGCACCACTcgatacctggtggccatggcaatgacgGACCTACTCTTCATTATCACTGGGGTCTTACTGTGGCGGATCACTTTTTATTATTTCCTGGGATCTTTCCTGGTCATCACCCCTGTATGTATTGTAATCGCTGTCATGTTTCGTGCAGCCACAGaattttctgtctggttcactgtcgctttcacctttgatcgatttatggccatttgttgccagaagctgaaaacaaaatattgcacagagaaaactGCAGTTGTGGTTCTAACAACAACCTCGATTCTGCTTTGCGTAAAAAACATCCCCTTCCACTTTGCATATGAACCTTTATGGATAATCGACAATATACCATGCTTCTGTGCTTTAAAGTCAAACTATTATACTGATCCTGGATGGGTGGGACTTGACTGGCTTGATAcgcttttaaccccattgctcccattcgctttaattctgttgctcaacgctctgacagtcagacacattttagtggccagtcgaatccgtaagggactgagaggtcagagcaagggagTTAATTGCAGTGATCCAGAGATGGATAGTAGAAGAAAATCTGTTATTTTActtttcaccatatctggcagcttcatgctcctctggttggtgtatgttatacaATTCTTATATTATATCATTACAGGATCAGAACCCGgggattacaatgattctgaatatatGTTCAAAAGATTTGGATATATGCTGCGGACGTTGAgctgctgcacaaatacatttatttatgtggtgactcagtccaagttcagggagcagttcaggatcgcggtgaaatatccagttacatcaattattcaatttatGAATAAACTAAGCAACTGA
- the LOC137364610 gene encoding probable G-protein coupled receptor 139, with protein MEGPVPVNLLAIVILSQGNCGLSTCTTRYLVAMATTDLLFIITGVLLWRVAFYYFLGSFLVTTPVCIVIVVMFCAATEVSVWFTVTFTFVRFIAICCQKLKTKYCTEKIAVVVLTTTSILLCLKNVPFYFAYEPLWIIDNMPWFCALKSNYYTDPGWVGLDWFDTVLTPLLPFALIFLLNALTVRHILVASRVRKGLRGRSKGENCSDPEMESRRKSIILLFSISGSFMLLWLVYVIHFFYYIITGSEPRDYSDSEYMFQRLSYMLRAFSCCTNTFIYAVTQSKFREQIRNMVKYPVTSIIQLMNKLSN; from the exons ATGGAAGGTCCGGTCCCAG ttaatttactagcgattgtgatcctctcccagggaaattgcggcctctccacctgcaccactcgatacctggtggccatggcaacgacgGACCTACTCTTCATTATCACTGGGGTCTTACTGTGGCGGGTTGCATTTTATTATTTCCTGGGATCTTTCCTGGTCACCACCCCTGTATGTATTGTCATCGTTGTCATGTTTTGTGCAGCTACTGAagtttctgtctggttcacagttacTTTCACCTTTGTTCGATTTattgccatttgttgccagaagctgaaaacaaaatattgcaccgagaaaattgcAGTTGTGGTTCTAACAACAACCTCGATTCTGCTTTGCTTAAAAAATGTCCCCTTTTACTTTGCATATGAACCTTTATGGATAATTGACAATATGCCATGGTTCTGTGCTTTAAAGTCAAACTATTATACTGATCCTGGATGGGTGGGacttgactggtttgatacggttttaaccccattgctcccattcgctctaATAtttttgctcaacgctctgacagtcagacacattttagtggccagtcgagtccgtaagggactgaggggtcggagcaagggagagaattgcagtgacccagagatggagagcagaagaaaaTCGATTATTTTACTTTTCAGCATATCAGGCAGCTTCATGCTCctctggttggtgtatgttatacaTTTCTTCTATTATATCATTACAGGATCAGAACCGCGGGATTACAGCGATTCTGAATATATGTTTCAAAGATTAAGCTACATGCTGCGGGCATTCAGTTGCtgtacaaatacatttatttatgcagtgactcagtccaagttcagggagCAGATTAGGAAtatggtgaaatatccagttacatcaattattcaattaatgaataaactaagCAACTGA